From a single Poseidonibacter antarcticus genomic region:
- a CDS encoding KAP family P-loop NTPase fold protein, whose translation MHHLEEDLLERKDEIDFLILYLTNRYGRSKDTSFENKSFVLNINANWGSGKTYFLKSLSNKLQEQNYSVVEFDAWKNDYTKEPLLAFVSEISNSFDNNPIIDESKTKKFIKSSTTLFASFFVKQLTGMSLETFSENITNISDDTQDSITELTTNLSKDLIKNHIEIKNSIKVFKNSINSIIEDLKDKKLPMFILIDELDRCRPNYAIELLENIKHLFDIEGLYFIIATDSTQLSYSINAVYGNKFASEKYLKRFFDQEYKLKTPSNYEYINSLFKKYNLLDDEILFSPLEEGFYEKVNTKVKLFELFVELFDLKPRDINQVMISLHAIRITYNSEFKIHLPYLLFLIMLKHSDNNRYKEFLEIIKNKRTSNKPFEELMLEINTNYSDIKVKTHVLQSNKNDIPLFSIITFFAEFYSMEYKDFKRSKTSSNILGIIKQSIKEEDTSTYEDDKIVNISIFNYPNLVEHTGQLS comes from the coding sequence ATGCATCATTTAGAAGAAGACTTATTAGAAAGAAAAGATGAGATAGATTTTTTAATATTATATCTAACAAATAGATATGGTAGATCAAAAGATACATCATTTGAAAATAAATCATTTGTTTTAAATATCAATGCAAATTGGGGTTCTGGTAAAACATATTTCTTAAAAAGTTTATCAAATAAATTACAAGAGCAGAATTATTCTGTTGTAGAATTTGATGCATGGAAAAATGATTATACTAAAGAACCTCTTCTTGCATTTGTATCAGAGATAAGTAATTCATTTGATAATAATCCTATTATCGATGAATCGAAAACCAAAAAATTCATAAAATCTTCAACTACATTATTTGCTTCTTTTTTTGTTAAACAATTAACAGGAATGTCCTTAGAGACTTTTTCAGAGAATATTACAAATATATCTGATGATACTCAAGATTCTATTACAGAATTAACAACTAATTTATCAAAAGATTTAATAAAGAATCATATTGAGATAAAAAATAGTATAAAAGTTTTTAAAAATAGTATAAACTCTATTATAGAAGATTTAAAAGATAAAAAACTACCAATGTTTATTTTAATTGATGAACTCGATAGATGTAGACCTAACTATGCAATAGAATTACTTGAAAATATAAAACATCTATTTGATATAGAAGGTTTATATTTTATAATAGCAACAGATTCAACTCAATTATCTTACTCAATAAATGCTGTTTATGGAAATAAATTTGCATCAGAAAAGTACCTAAAAAGATTTTTCGACCAAGAATATAAGCTAAAAACTCCTAGTAATTATGAATATATAAATAGTCTATTTAAAAAGTACAATCTATTAGATGATGAAATACTCTTTTCACCTTTAGAAGAAGGATTTTATGAAAAAGTAAATACAAAAGTAAAACTATTTGAGCTATTCGTAGAATTATTTGATTTAAAACCAAGAGATATAAATCAAGTTATGATTTCTTTACATGCAATAAGAATTACATATAATTCAGAATTTAAAATACATTTACCTTATTTATTATTTTTAATCATGTTAAAACATAGTGATAATAATAGATATAAAGAGTTCTTAGAAATTATAAAAAATAAAAGAACAAGTAATAAACCATTTGAAGAATTAATGTTAGAAATAAATACTAATTATTCAGATATTAAAGTAAAAACACATGTACTTCAATCTAATAAAAATGATATTCCTTTATTTTCAATAATTACATTTTTCGCTGAATTTTACTCTATGGAATACAAAGATTTTAAGAGAAGTAAAACTTCATCTAATATTTTAGGAATAATTAAACAATCAATAAAAGAAGAAGATACTAGCACTTATGAGGATGATAAAATAGTTAATATATCAATTTTTAATTATCCTAATTTAGTTGAACACACTGGACAATTAAGTTAA
- a CDS encoding molybdopterin oxidoreductase family protein: protein MIKSVCGYCGVGCGIEFEENKLLGDVAYPVNEGKLCSKGISELISIQTPTRLLRPVKRSNINDEYKVSSWEDTIKLISGKIKTTSKEKIGIYLSGQLLTEDYYIANKLGKGFIGTNNVDTNSRTCMSSAVTAHKKAFGIDYVPVRMEDVHHADLLILAGANTAEAHVVFHNRIKKAKKAGLKIIVIDPRFTDTAKIADLHLPLRPNSDIDFFNLVSKRIIDENLVDEEFISNYVNNYELLKNKFKRVPVTKLLKRTGLSKEQFEEFWTLYKSSPNIISAWTMGLNQSSQGVDKNLALINTHLLTGKIFKKGNGPFSLTGQPNAMGGREVGGLSTMLAVHFGFDKEAIKKVSQFWNTKNIDNKPGLTATQMMEAKLDVLIVCHTDPVYHLPNRNKVERLIKEIPLVIEINAYENSETAKFSHIRLPAAPWGEKEGTQTNLDRTITKQERLTRTSIDCKPDWEIFQLIAQELGFKEEFNFQNPQEIFEEYQEMTKLNPHLNMSEISYKDLGNKPFIWGEDIRANKQFFTENKKANLHFVENKLLSEKTNLEYPLILLTGRTRDQWHSGTKTNLPKTLLRFKDLDFCEIHPKNAKNLNIKDGDIIKISSIRGEINSKAQLTDRIRIDTIFVPISNREVNYLTSDLLDKDSLQPDYNHSAVKIEKV, encoded by the coding sequence ATGATAAAGTCAGTTTGTGGTTATTGTGGTGTTGGTTGTGGAATAGAATTTGAAGAAAATAAACTTTTAGGAGATGTGGCTTATCCCGTAAATGAAGGAAAACTTTGTTCAAAAGGTATTTCAGAACTTATAAGTATACAAACACCAACAAGATTATTACGACCAGTAAAAAGAAGTAATATAAATGATGAATACAAGGTGTCATCATGGGAAGATACAATCAAGCTTATATCTGGAAAAATTAAAACTACATCAAAAGAAAAAATTGGGATTTATTTATCAGGACAGTTACTTACTGAAGATTATTATATAGCCAATAAACTTGGAAAAGGTTTTATAGGTACTAATAATGTAGATACAAATAGTAGAACATGTATGTCAAGTGCAGTAACTGCACATAAAAAAGCTTTTGGAATTGATTATGTTCCTGTTAGAATGGAAGATGTTCATCATGCTGATTTATTGATTTTAGCAGGTGCAAATACTGCTGAAGCTCATGTAGTATTTCATAACCGTATAAAAAAAGCCAAAAAAGCTGGATTAAAAATAATCGTAATTGACCCTAGATTTACAGATACTGCAAAAATTGCTGATTTACATCTTCCTTTAAGACCAAATAGTGATATTGATTTTTTTAATCTTGTTTCAAAAAGAATAATTGATGAAAATCTAGTAGATGAAGAGTTTATTTCAAATTATGTAAATAACTATGAACTTTTAAAAAATAAATTTAAAAGAGTTCCCGTAACAAAACTATTAAAAAGAACAGGTTTATCAAAAGAACAATTTGAAGAATTTTGGACACTTTATAAAAGTTCACCAAATATTATAAGTGCGTGGACAATGGGATTAAATCAATCTTCACAAGGAGTTGATAAGAACCTTGCATTAATTAATACACATTTATTAACTGGAAAAATATTTAAAAAGGGAAATGGACCTTTTTCACTTACAGGACAACCAAATGCAATGGGTGGAAGAGAAGTTGGTGGACTTTCAACTATGCTTGCTGTGCATTTTGGATTTGATAAAGAAGCTATTAAAAAAGTGTCCCAATTTTGGAATACTAAAAATATTGATAATAAACCTGGTTTGACAGCAACGCAAATGATGGAAGCAAAACTTGATGTATTAATAGTATGTCATACAGACCCTGTTTATCACTTACCAAATAGAAATAAAGTAGAAAGACTTATCAAAGAAATTCCATTGGTTATAGAAATAAATGCTTATGAAAATTCTGAAACCGCAAAATTCTCACATATAAGACTTCCTGCTGCTCCATGGGGTGAAAAAGAAGGAACACAAACAAATCTTGATAGAACAATTACAAAACAAGAAAGACTTACAAGAACTTCAATAGACTGTAAACCTGACTGGGAAATTTTTCAGTTAATTGCACAAGAGTTAGGTTTTAAAGAAGAGTTTAATTTTCAAAATCCTCAAGAGATTTTTGAAGAGTATCAAGAAATGACAAAATTAAACCCTCATTTAAATATGAGCGAAATTTCTTATAAAGATTTAGGAAATAAACCTTTTATTTGGGGAGAAGATATTAGAGCAAATAAACAATTCTTTACTGAAAATAAAAAAGCAAATCTACATTTTGTAGAAAATAAACTACTTTCGGAAAAAACAAATTTAGAATATCCACTAATTCTTTTAACAGGAAGAACAAGAGATCAATGGCATAGTGGAACAAAAACAAATTTACCTAAAACTCTTCTAAGATTTAAAGATTTAGACTTTTGTGAAATTCATCCCAAAAATGCAAAAAATTTAAATATAAAAGACGGTGATATTATAAAAATATCTTCAATAAGAGGTGAAATTAATTCAAAGGCACAACTAACAGATAGAATCAGAATAGACACAATCTTTGTGCCAATAAGCAATAGAGAAGTAAACTACCTAACAAGTGATTTATTAGATAAAGATTCCTTACAACCTGATTATAATCATTCAGCTGTGAAAATTGAGAAGGTTTAA
- a CDS encoding urease accessory protein UreF, translating into MEKHITHTNSIKLKSLSRFMQILDGTFPSGVFVHSFGLEPHIVKEKVKDIDSLKIYLKNLIIDQYSKMEFVYVQKTYKYLYENKLALLKKLDNEISSYLTYEYAKASRDIGHNYYVQIKDTLLKDEVKEYFSFIENKKSDVNELVVLASYAYDLDISIENFIVMWTKKNLINIAATTLKISRIKPSQVQKMLFEFDEILENIDFNFDSKITNFNPLFEEIIFEHKTLEPKMFVT; encoded by the coding sequence ATGGAAAAGCACATCACTCACACTAATTCAATCAAATTAAAATCACTTAGTAGATTTATGCAAATACTTGATGGAACTTTTCCCTCAGGTGTTTTTGTACATTCTTTTGGGCTAGAACCTCATATTGTAAAAGAAAAAGTAAAAGATATTGATAGTTTAAAAATATATCTTAAAAACTTGATTATTGACCAATATTCTAAAATGGAGTTTGTTTATGTTCAAAAAACATATAAATATTTATATGAAAATAAATTAGCTTTACTTAAAAAACTTGATAATGAAATTTCTTCATATCTTACATACGAGTATGCAAAAGCATCAAGAGATATTGGACATAATTATTATGTTCAAATCAAAGATACTCTTTTAAAAGATGAAGTAAAAGAGTATTTTTCTTTTATAGAAAATAAGAAAAGTGATGTAAATGAATTAGTTGTACTAGCTTCATATGCGTATGATTTAGATATTAGTATTGAAAATTTTATTGTTATGTGGACTAAGAAAAATCTTATAAATATTGCAGCAACTACACTTAAGATATCAAGAATCAAACCCTCTCAAGTACAAAAGATGCTTTTTGAGTTTGATGAAATATTAGAAAATATAGATTTTAATTTTGATAGTAAAATTACAAATTTTAATCCACTATTTGAAGAGATAATTTTTGAACATAAAACACTAGAACCAAAAATGTTCGTTACATAA
- a CDS encoding LysE family translocator, with amino-acid sequence MDSFAQLALWFAVIFPLVFSAGPGNVLCAVCGATNGFRQSIPFILGLNLVYTSYALLAGFGLSAILSAYPRVFIFVQILGVAYIFWLGYKFLLRKDIQRKEGKTKLRFIDGVISQALNIKGITIVITMYSQFLNPENSIVYEVLTLSFSLLLLNLFTHMTWSYGGSWMAQKFASSYAVELQSKIFGGMLIFISFWLLYQAIYS; translated from the coding sequence ATGGATTCATTTGCCCAATTAGCCTTATGGTTTGCAGTAATATTTCCACTAGTATTTAGTGCAGGTCCTGGAAATGTACTTTGTGCAGTTTGCGGAGCGACAAATGGATTTAGACAATCAATTCCTTTTATACTAGGTCTTAATTTAGTATATACATCGTATGCCCTATTAGCAGGTTTTGGACTAAGTGCAATTCTTAGTGCTTATCCTAGGGTGTTTATTTTTGTTCAAATACTTGGAGTAGCGTATATTTTTTGGCTAGGTTATAAGTTTTTACTTCGTAAAGATATACAAAGAAAAGAAGGAAAAACAAAACTTAGATTTATTGATGGAGTTATTTCACAAGCTTTAAATATAAAGGGAATTACAATTGTAATAACAATGTATTCACAGTTTTTAAATCCTGAAAATTCAATTGTATATGAAGTACTTACTCTTAGTTTTTCGCTATTGCTTTTAAACTTATTTACTCATATGACTTGGTCTTATGGAGGTTCTTGGATGGCACAAAAATTTGCATCATCTTATGCAGTTGAATTACAAAGTAAAATATTTGGTGGGATGTTGATTTTTATATCTTTTTGGTTGTTGTATCAAGCTATTTATTCTTAG
- the ureC gene encoding urease subunit alpha — MKISKQKYASMFGPTTGDRFRLADTSLIAEIEKDYTTYGEEVKFGGGKTIRDGMAQSPTAVDVADLIITNAVVIDYTGIYKADIGIKDGKISAIGKAGNPNLCDGITDGLEIGANTEILSAEGKVITAGGIDSHIHFISPTQIDEALSSGVTTMVGGGTGPNTGTNATTCTPGEWNISKMIESVENYPLNFGFMGKGNSSSYEALQSQIQAGAMGLKLHEDWGSTPNAIDTCLKVADDFDVQVAIHTDTLNESGFVENTVGAFKNRTIHTFHSEGAGGGHAPDIMKVAGLANVLPSSTNPTLPYTKNTIEEHLDMLMVCHHLSPKIPEDVSFAESRIRGKTIAAEDVLHDIGAISITSSDSQAMGRVGEVLIRTWQVADSMKKQRGALAPDTQRSDNTRIKRYIAKYTINPAIACGIDEHVGSVEVGKMADLVMWDRAFFGVKPSLVIKGGFIAVSVMGDANASIPTPEPNLYRKMFGSHGKASAKISAIFTSKVASTNLKEKLGIDKQVLAVKNTRNIGKKDMKLNDFIGDIVVDPETYDVFVDGELIESDYVTTVPMAKKYFMF; from the coding sequence ATGAAAATTTCAAAACAAAAATATGCTTCAATGTTTGGACCAACAACTGGTGATAGATTTAGACTTGCAGATACTTCATTAATAGCAGAAATTGAAAAAGATTATACAACTTACGGTGAAGAAGTAAAGTTTGGTGGTGGTAAAACAATACGAGATGGAATGGCTCAAAGTCCAACTGCTGTTGATGTTGCAGATTTGATTATTACAAATGCAGTAGTAATTGATTATACTGGAATTTATAAAGCAGATATCGGAATCAAAGATGGAAAAATATCAGCAATAGGAAAAGCAGGAAATCCAAATCTATGTGATGGAATTACAGATGGTTTAGAAATTGGAGCTAATACAGAGATACTTTCAGCTGAAGGAAAAGTAATAACAGCAGGTGGAATTGACTCACATATTCACTTTATCTCTCCTACTCAAATAGATGAAGCCTTATCAAGTGGAGTTACTACAATGGTAGGAGGTGGAACTGGACCAAATACTGGAACTAATGCAACTACTTGTACTCCAGGTGAGTGGAATATTTCAAAAATGATTGAATCGGTTGAAAACTATCCTTTAAACTTTGGTTTTATGGGTAAAGGGAATTCAAGTTCATATGAAGCACTTCAATCACAAATCCAAGCAGGCGCAATGGGTCTTAAACTTCATGAAGATTGGGGAAGTACTCCAAATGCAATTGATACTTGTTTAAAAGTTGCCGATGATTTTGATGTGCAAGTTGCAATTCATACAGATACTTTAAACGAATCAGGTTTTGTAGAAAATACTGTAGGGGCTTTTAAAAATAGAACTATTCATACTTTCCATTCTGAAGGTGCAGGAGGAGGTCATGCTCCTGATATTATGAAAGTTGCAGGACTTGCAAATGTATTACCATCATCTACAAATCCAACACTTCCTTATACAAAAAATACAATAGAAGAACATCTTGATATGTTAATGGTTTGTCACCATTTAAGTCCAAAGATTCCTGAAGATGTAAGTTTTGCAGAATCAAGAATACGAGGTAAAACAATTGCTGCTGAAGATGTACTTCATGATATTGGTGCAATTTCTATTACAAGTTCAGATTCTCAAGCAATGGGAAGAGTAGGTGAAGTACTTATAAGAACTTGGCAAGTTGCTGATTCTATGAAAAAACAACGTGGTGCCTTAGCTCCTGATACGCAAAGAAGTGATAATACTAGAATCAAAAGATATATCGCAAAATATACTATTAATCCTGCAATTGCTTGTGGTATTGATGAGCATGTAGGAAGTGTTGAAGTTGGTAAAATGGCTGACCTTGTTATGTGGGACAGAGCATTTTTTGGTGTAAAACCAAGTTTAGTAATTAAGGGTGGATTTATTGCCGTTTCTGTAATGGGTGATGCAAATGCCTCAATTCCAACACCAGAACCAAATTTATATAGAAAAATGTTTGGATCACATGGAAAAGCCAGTGCTAAAATTAGTGCTATATTTACTTCAAAAGTAGCAAGTACAAACTTAAAAGAAAAACTAGGAATTGATAAACAAGTATTAGCTGTTAAAAATACTAGAAATATCGGTAAAAAAGATATGAAGTTAAATGACTTTATTGGAGATATTGTAGTTGACCCTGAAACGTATGATGTTTTCGTTGATGGTGAATTAATCGAATCTGATTATGTTACAACTGTGCCTATGGCTAAAAAATATTTTATGTTTTAG
- a CDS encoding urease accessory protein UreE: MIKKVIEIKKDIESNDEVELSWFDMQKPNLTAVSNNGVNFIIKAKFTHLHENDILVDEDGYAIKVKRSEDNIYIFEFTDALNFAKVAYEIGNRHQPVMIDDMKIVVLDDISLADIIENAYKNDDIKIIKTTGYFKANGKAHHSH, translated from the coding sequence TTGATTAAAAAAGTAATAGAAATAAAAAAAGATATTGAATCTAATGATGAGGTAGAATTATCATGGTTTGATATGCAAAAGCCAAATCTTACAGCTGTATCAAATAATGGTGTGAATTTTATTATAAAAGCAAAATTCACACATCTTCATGAAAATGATATTTTAGTTGACGAGGATGGTTATGCAATTAAAGTTAAAAGAAGTGAAGATAATATTTATATATTTGAATTTACTGATGCTTTAAATTTTGCAAAAGTAGCTTATGAAATAGGTAATAGACATCAACCTGTAATGATTGATGATATGAAAATTGTAGTTTTAGATGATATTTCATTAGCTGATATAATTGAAAATGCATATAAAAATGATGATATAAAAATCATTAAAACTACAGGATATTTTAAAGCGAATGGAAAAGCACATCACTCACACTAA
- the ureG gene encoding urease accessory protein UreG: MSLKIGIAGPVGSGKTSLIETVTNILKDKYKIGIVTNDIYTTEDANYLKQTLDLPSEQIIGVETGGCPHTAIRDDISMNLKAVQELEEKFNPDIIFVESGGDNLSATFSYELIDYYMYIIDTAQGADIPRKKGAGLLFSDLLVVNKTDLAPYVGVDLKSMEEDVKANRKNKPYVFISNKDEKSLAQVLEWIEALS; encoded by the coding sequence ATGAGTTTAAAAATAGGAATAGCAGGACCTGTAGGAAGTGGAAAAACTTCACTAATTGAAACTGTTACAAATATATTAAAAGATAAATACAAAATAGGTATTGTTACAAATGATATTTATACAACAGAAGATGCAAATTATCTGAAACAAACACTTGATTTACCATCAGAGCAAATTATTGGAGTAGAAACGGGTGGTTGTCCACATACTGCAATTCGTGATGATATTTCTATGAATTTAAAAGCTGTTCAGGAATTAGAAGAAAAGTTTAATCCTGATATTATTTTTGTAGAAAGTGGTGGAGATAATTTGAGTGCTACTTTTTCTTATGAATTAATTGATTATTATATGTATATAATTGATACTGCACAAGGTGCTGATATTCCAAGAAAAAAAGGTGCAGGTTTACTTTTTTCTGATTTATTAGTTGTAAATAAAACAGATTTAGCTCCATATGTTGGAGTTGATTTAAAATCAATGGAAGAAGATGTAAAAGCAAATAGAAAAAATAAACCTTATGTTTTTATATCAAATAAAGATGAAAAAAGTCTAGCTCAAGTTTTAGAGTGGATTGAAGCATTATCTTAA